Part of the Bryobacteraceae bacterium genome is shown below.
AACACGGCCTTCCCGCAAGGGACCGTAGTCGAGGTGCTGCATGGCTGTCGTCAGCTCGTGTCGTGAGATGTTGGGTTAAGTCCCGCAACGAGCGCAACCCTTGTCCTGTGTTGCCACTCCGCAAGGAAGCACTCTCAGGAGACCGCCAGCGACAAGCTGGAGGAAGGTGGGGATGACGTCAAGTCATCATGGCCTTTATGTCCAGGGCTACACACGTGCTACAATGGACGGTACAGTGCGCTGCAAACCCGCGAGGGGGAGCCAATCGCAAAAAACCGTTCTCAGTTCGGATTGCAGGCTGCAACTCGCCTGCATGAAGCTGGAATCGCTAGTAATGGCATATCAGAATGATGCCGTGAATACGTTCCCGGGCCTTGTACACACCGCCCGTCACATCACGAAAGTGGGTTGCACTAGAAGTCCGTGGCCTAACCGAAAGGAGGGAGCGGCCCAAGGTGTGACTCATGATTGGGGTGAAGTCGTAACAAGGTAGCCGTAGGAGAACCTGCGGCTGGATCACCTCCTTTCTAAGAGAGGACGTGGGTCGAGTTACCGAAGCATCCGTTGCGCGCAGTAAGTGTACAGCGTGCGTACGGGTCGCCGGAGCCAGTACGGTCCGGTCAAGTACGTGACAGTCGTTCGACTCCATGTACAGATTTCCGCGTCTCTTCCCAAAGTTTCGATCTCATTAGACGAGCCGGCCTGGCGCTGGCCGTCGCATCCAACCTGGTCTCGAAAAACCTTTTTTTGCTCGAGCGGTAGCGCACGAACGGCAGGCCGGCAGTTCCAGCCTGTCATGCAGTGATGGGGCTGTAGCTCAGCTGGGAGAGCGCCTGATTTGCATTCAGGAGGCCGTCGGTTCGATCCCGATCAGCTCCACCAGCTCCTCGCAGCCGCGGGAAACGCGGTTGAAGAATCCGGCTGCAGTGAATCCAAATGAGGGCCTGTAGCTCAGTTGGTTAGAGCGCACCCCTGATAAGGGTGAGGTCGGTAGTTCGAATCTACCCAGGCCCACCATACCGCGGGCGTGGATCAGCTTCCGGCTAGAATCTGGCGAACGCCAGGCTCTAGCCGGATGTTGACCCGGTGACGGCGAAAACATTCGAACGATCTTTGAAAACTGAATATCTGACGGGCATATAGCAAGCAAATTGTAGCGCCTAAGAATAAACCTGACGGGGCAGCCCCATTTCGAGTAGTAACAGTTCCTTGGGGGTTGTTCCGAATGGACGATAGTTTGGCGAATGATGCTCAGTGGCTTGAGTCCATTTTATGGTCAAGCTACTAAGGGCGTATGTGTGGATGCCTTGGCGCGCGAAGGCGATGAAGGACGTGGCCAGCTGCGAAAAGCCTCGGGGAGACGCAAGCAGTCTGTGATCCGGGGATATCCGAATGGGGGAACCCACGCCGTGGGAACACGGCGTATCGTCATCTGAATTCATAGGGTGACGAAGCAAACCTGGGGAAGTGAACCATCTCAGTACCCAGAGGAAGAGAAAACAACAGTGATTCCGAAAGTAGTGGCGAGCGAAATCGGATCAGCCCAAACCGAGCGATTCGCAAGGAGAGCTCGGGGTTGTAGGACCATAATAATCAGGAGGCGGCGCCGGTGGAAACATCGACGACGTCATCCTGGTTAAAAGAGGTATTGAAAGCATTAACAGAACTAGTCTGGAAAGTCAGGCCATAGAGGGTGATAGCCCCGTATGTAAAAATGCAATCAAACTTCAAGTGGCTCCTGAGTACCGCGGGGCACGTGGAACCCTGCGGGAATCTACCGGGACCATCCGGTAAGGCTAAATACTAACGCGCGACCGATAGTGAACTAGTACCGTGAGGGAAAGGTGAAAAGAACCCCTGCGAGGGGAGTGAAATAGTAACTGAAACCATGCGCCTACAAGCAGTGGAAGGGCCATGCCGCAAGGCGGCCTGACCTCGTGCCTATTGAATAATGAGCTGGCTAGTTTATCTCAGTGGCAAGGTTAAGCGAAAGCGAGCCGCAGCGAAAGCGAGTCTGAATAGGGCGTTCAGTCGCTGGGATAAGACGCGAAGCGGGATGATCTACCCTTGGCCAGGATGAAGTTCGTGTAACAGCGGATGGAGGTCCGAACCAGTGTTGGTTGAAAACAGCTTGGATGAGCTGAGGGTAGGGGTGAAAGGCTAATCAAATTCCGTGATAGCTCGTTCTCTCCGAAATAGCTTTAGGGCTAGCCTCGCGTGGTCCGTCACGGTGGTAGAGATCTGGCTGAACTAGGGGGCTTCCCAGCCTACCGAATTCAATCAAACTTCGAATGCCGTGAACGAGTAACGCGGGAGTCAGACAGCGAGGGCTAAGCTTCGTTGTCAAAAGGGGAAGAGCCCAGACCATCAACTAAGGTCCCCAAATTCATGCTAAGTGGGAAAGGAAGTCGGGTAGCAGTGACAGCCAGGAGGTTGGCTTAGAAGCAGCCATCCTTTAAAGAAAGCGTAATAGCTCACTGGTCGAGCCGCCCGGTGCCGACAATCCAACGGGGCTAAAGCATGATACCGAAGTTATGGGATCGTAGCAATACGATCGGTAGGAGAGCGTTCCCTACGCCTGCGAAGGTGGAGCGTAAGCACCACTGGAGGTATGGGAAGTGACTCTGCCAGCATAAGTAGCGATAACGGAGGTGAGAACCCTCCGCGCCGAAAGTCTAAGGTTTCCTGATAAAGGTTAATCCGATCAGGGTTAGTCGGAGCCTAAGGTGAGGCCGAAAGGCGTAGCCGATGGACACACGGTTAATATTCCGTGACCTCCGTAGGAGATACCGATGCGGGGACGCAGCTTCGAGCTTGGCATGGGCAATGGTTTCCCATGTCAGGGGAGAGGAGAGCCGGAAGGGGAAATCCGCCGGTTCGTCTGCCTGGAAAAGCCGCTAAGGGCCGAAGGAGTCCGTACCGCAAACCGACACAGGTAGACGGGATGAATATTCTCAGGCGCTCGGGTGATGGGTTGTCAAGGAACTAGGCAAGTTGACCCCGTAACTTCGGGAGAAGGGGTGCCTCCAGCAATGGGGGCCGCAGTGAATCGCGAGGGGCGACTGTTTAACAAAAACACAGGTCTCTGCAAAGTCGAAAACGACGTATAGGGGCTGACGCCTGCCCGGTGCCGGAAGGTTAAAAGGAGGGGTTAGCGCAAGCGAAGCTCTGAATTGAAGCCCCGGTGAACGGCGGCCGTAACTATAACGGTCCTAAGGTAGCGAAATTCCTTGTCGGGTAAGTTCCGACCTGCACGAATGGCGTAACGATCCCTCGACTGTCGGGACAACCCGCCCGGCGAATTTGTGGTTCCGGTGAAGACGCCGGATGCCCGCCACTAGACGGAAAGACCCCGTGCACCTTTACTATACCTTATCAGTGAACTATGGGGCCATCTGCGCAGGATAGGTGGGAGGCTTTGATGCCGGACTCTTGGGTTCGGCGGAGCCAATGGTGAGATACCACCCTGATGGTTCTGTGGTTCTAACCTGCTCCCGTGATCCGGGAGAGGGACACTGATAGGCGGGTAGTTTGACTGGGGCGGTCGCCTCCTAAATTGTAACGGAGGCGCTCGAAGCTTAGTTCAGGAGGTTTGGAAATCCTCCTTCGAGTGCAATGGCATAAACTAGGTTGACTGCGAGACCTACAAGTCAAGCAGGTGCGAAAGCAGGACATAGTGATCCGGTGGTTCTGAATGGAAGGGCCATCGCTCAACGGATAAAAGGTACGCCGGGGATAACAGGCTGATCGGAGCCAAGAGTTCATATCGACGCTCCGGTTTGGCACCTCGATGTCGGTTCATCGCATCCTGGGGGTGTAGAAGCTCCCAAGGGTTAGGCTGTTCGCCTATTAAAGCGGTACGTGAACTGGGTTCAGAACGTCGCGAGACAGTTCGGTCCCTATCTGTGGTGGGCGTAGGAGATTTGAGAGGGCCTGGCCGTAGTACGAGAGGACCCGGCTGGACAGACCTCTTGTGTTTCTGTTGTCGCGCCAGCGGCACAGCAGAGTAGCGAAGTCTGGTTAGGATAAGCGCTGAATGCATATAAGTGCGAAACCTGCCTCGAGATGAGATCTCCCAAGCGCAAGCTAAGAAGGGCCGTGGAAGACTACCACGTTGATAGGACGGATGTGTAAGTGCAGTAATGTATTGAGCTTACCGTTACTAATAGCCCGTTCGGCTTGACCATAAAATGAACTCTTTCCACTGAGCAAAACGTCTCCACACACCGTGGAACGTTCCAAACGTGCGCTGCAATCGGTCTTGCCGCATCCCGTCAGATAATCTCAGTGATCCAGGTTTGGGCGACTCTAGCGAAGGGGTCCCACCCGTTCCCATCCCGAACACGGTAGTTAAGCCCTTCAGCCCCGATGGTACTGCATGCGCAAGTGTGTGGGAGAGTAGGACGTCGCCCGATTCAATTTCTACACAAGCCCCGGTTACCGCCGGGGCTTTTCAGTTCCCCCGCACCATTGCTCCCGCCCCTTCGGCCCCCAGCCCGATCACCCATCGCCGCTTCCCGACCTCCGTCGGCGCGATCCGCTCCACCAGTTCTACCCGGATCATCATGTCGTCCAGCCCACTCTCCCGCAGCCGGTCCCGGATCGCCAACGGCAGCGCCGCATGATTCTCCGCCGCTACCACCCGAATCACAATTTCATCCCCCGCCGTCTGCTCAATCTGGTATTCCCGAACGTCCGCGAAGCTCTCCATATCCACCGCGAAAGAATGCGCCAGGTACCTGCGCCCGCGCGGGCTGATCACGATATCGGTGATTCGCCCCGCCACCGACTCCATGGTCTCCCATGCCCGCCCGCATGAGCACGCCTCCCGCTCGCCCGCCACGCCGATATCGCCCGTGTCGTAGCGCACCAACGGCATCGTCCCCGGATGCAGTCGCGTCACCACAATCCGCCCCGGCTCGCCCGCCGCCACCGGCTCATCGTCTCCATCGAGATACTCCACGATCGCGTCCAGCATGTGCACGTGATAGTGACTGCCGGAGCCGCACTGGGCTGCGATCTGAATCCCTTCCGAGCACCCGTACGAATCGTGGATCTGCTGCCCGAACACCTGTTCGATCTCCCGCCGGTGATGGTAGTGCAGTTGATCGGCCCACGTCACGATCGACGCCAGAGGGTCTCCGTTCCACGCCACCTCTCGCGCCCGAAGCGCGAGGTGATAGAGCGCGGACGGATATCCCCAAAGATGCCGGATTCGTCGCCGCGAAATCGTCTCGAGCACACGGTCGAGTTTCGCATTGTCCAGCCCGTGCACCGGTACATAGTGGCAGCGAAGCAGGATGTCCTTGGCGCGACGCTCCACGCCGCGATCTGTGATCACGCCGGTTTGCACGTGTGGCTCTCCCAAGTTCCACCCGGCCCACTCGAGCGCCAGCAGGAACGAAGCCCGATGCATGTCGGCTGTACGGCTGTCTTCGATCACCCGGAACGGCGCACCGGTCGAGCCCGACGAAATCTCCTCGTGAGTCGGAAAGCCGGTTTCGCGAACCACGGACCCCGGATCGGCGGTCCGCAGCATCTCTTTGGTAACTACCGGAAGCCGGCGCAGGTCCCGCGGTTCCTCAATCGTGGTCCAGTGGATCCCCGCTGCAAAGAACAACTCCCGGTAGAACGGGACTTCTTCGTAAATCGTCTTCGCCAGTCGGGAAAGGGATTCATTGCGCCAGCCCTCGAGCAGGGCGAACGGCCACCACTGCGCCTCGCGGAGGAATTCAAGGCGCCGGAGCATTTGGCTGCCGCGGAGTCGCTCCCCGGCCGGGAGCAATAGCTGCCGGACAGCCCATGGGTAAAACCCCGAACGGGGTCGGGCTCGAGTCACAGGTACAGGTTCTCTCAAGCGTAGCAGATGTCAGGCTGCCACTTTGGGGGGCTCGGCCGAGTAACCGATCACCCATCGCCGCTTACCTGCGGCCGTGAGGGGGATTGCCGAAACCGGCTCGAAATGAATCGCCATTTCGGTAAGTCCCGCCGATTGCAGATGCGCCGCCACTCTCGCCCCCAAGTCCGGCGTCTCGACGTTGCACACCGCGCGAATGTGCACTGAGTCAGGCCCCGTCTGGATCACCTGGTACTCACGGATCTCCGGAAAACTCTCGAGGTAAAGCGAGAAAAAGTGCACGAAGAATCGGCGGCCGGACGGATCGACAACCACGTCGGTCTGCCTGCCGGTGATGGACTGCATCAGTTCCCATTGCCGCCCGCACGTGCACACCTGGTGCGGCGCCCGTACCCCGACGTCGCCCACCTCGTACCGGATGAACGGCATCGCACCGGGCAGCAGCCTCGTCAGCAGAACGCGCCCCGGCTCGCCATCTCGCACCGGCTCACCCGTGCTGTCCACGTACTCAACCACCGTATCCATCATCAGTACGTGATAGTGCCGGCCGTGGCCGCACTGCGCCGAAATCTGGATCCCCTCCCCGCAGCCATACGTATCCAGCACTTGGGTCCGGAAAACCCGCTCGATCCGGCTGCGGTAGTGCGGATAGAGCTGGTCGGCCCACGTGACCACGGAATTCATCGGCGAACCATTCCAGGCGACCGCCGCCGCGCGCTGCGCCAGCGCATCCAGGGCGCACGGGTAGCCCCATAAGTGCCGAATTCCACGCCGGTCGATGGTGTCGAGCACCCGGTCCAGGCTCTCATCGTCCAGGTGCATTGAGGGCACGTAGTGGCAGCGCAGCATCACGTCCTTGGCTATGCGCTCCCAGCCGCGGTCGAGCGAAGCGCCGGTCTGAATGTGCGCCTCGCCCATCCTCCAGCCCGCCCATTCGAGGGAGAGCATGAAAGACGCGCGATGCCATCCCGCTGTTTCGGAATCTTCCCGGATCAGGAACGGCTCGCCGGTGGATCCGGACGAGCTCTCTATTCTCCATGGCAGGCCCGTGTCGCGCGTGCTCTCGTTCGGATACGCGTTCCGGAGCATCGCTTTGGTCACCACCGGCAGCCGACGGAGGTCGTCGGCATCGCGGATATCGCGCCAGTGGACACCGACGGAATCGAACAACCGGCGGTACAGCGGCACCTCCTCGTAGGCTGTGCGGGCAAGTTCCCGCAGGCGCTCGTTCCGCCACGACTCTACGCGCTCGATCGGCCACCACTGCGCTTCCCGCAGGAATTCGAGTCGGGAGAGAAGGCGCTGCTTTGTAATGCGGTCTCCGACGGGGAGAACCAGACGGC
Proteins encoded:
- a CDS encoding AMP-binding protein; the encoded protein is MYGWALRRLVLPVGDRITKQRLLSRLEFLREAQWWPIERVESWRNERLRELARTAYEEVPLYRRLFDSVGVHWRDIRDADDLRRLPVVTKAMLRNAYPNESTRDTGLPWRIESSSGSTGEPFLIREDSETAGWHRASFMLSLEWAGWRMGEAHIQTGASLDRGWERIAKDVMLRCHYVPSMHLDDESLDRVLDTIDRRGIRHLWGYPCALDALAQRAAAVAWNGSPMNSVVTWADQLYPHYRSRIERVFRTQVLDTYGCGEGIQISAQCGHGRHYHVLMMDTVVEYVDSTGEPVRDGEPGRVLLTRLLPGAMPFIRYEVGDVGVRAPHQVCTCGRQWELMQSITGRQTDVVVDPSGRRFFVHFFSLYLESFPEIREYQVIQTGPDSVHIRAVCNVETPDLGARVAAHLQSAGLTEMAIHFEPVSAIPLTAAGKRRWVIGYSAEPPKVAA